In Rattus rattus isolate New Zealand chromosome 3, Rrattus_CSIRO_v1, whole genome shotgun sequence, one genomic interval encodes:
- the LOC116896555 gene encoding histone-lysine N-methyltransferase SETDB1 — protein MSSLPGCMSLAAAPAAAADSAEIAELQQAVVEELGISMEELRQFIDEELEKMDCIQQRKKQLAELETWVLQKESEVAYVDRLFDDASREVTNCESLVKDFYSKLGLQYHDSSSDDEASQPTEIIEIPDEDDDVLSIDSGDAGSRTPKDQKLREAMAALRKSAQDVQKFMDAVNKKSSSQDLHKGTLGQVSGELSKDGDLIVSMRILGKKRTKTWHKGTLIAIRLWVWLGKKYKVKFDNKGKSLLSGNHIAYDYHPPADKLFVGSRVVAKYKDGNQVWLYAGIVAETPNVKNKLRFLIFFDDGYASYVTQSELYPICRPLKKTWEDIEDSSCRDFIEEYITAYPNRPMVLLKSGQLIKTEWEGTWWKSRVEEVDGSLVRILFLDDKRCEWIYRGSTRLEPMFSMKTSSASAMEKKQGGQLRTRPNMGAVRSKGPVVQYTQDLTSTGIQFKPMEPLQPIVPPAPLPMLPLSPQAGDSESLESQLAQSRKQVAKKSTSFRPGSVSSGHSSPTSPTLSENVPPGKLGMNQTYRSPSASVTSTPAPAAPSGPPAPPGPLAPPGPPAPPAFHGMLERAPAEPSYRAPMEKLFYLPHVCSYTCLSRIRPMRNEQYRGKNPLLVPLLYDFRRMTARRRVNRKMGFHVIYKTPCGLCLRTMQEIERYLFETGCDFLYLEMFCLDPYVLVDRKFQPFKPFYYILDITYGKEDVPLSCVNEIDTTPPPQVAYSKERIPGKGVFINTGPEFLVGCDCKDGCRDKSKCACHQLTVQATACTPGGQINPSSGYQHKRLEECLPTGVYECNKRCKCDPNMCTNRLVQHGLQVRLQLFKTQNKGWGIRCLDDIAKGSFVCIYAGKILTDDFADKEGLEMGDEYFANLDHIESVENFKEGYESDVPSSSDSSGVDMKDQEDGNSGSEDPEESNDDSSDDNFCKDEDFSTSSVWRSYATRRQTRGQKESELSEVTSKDSRAPDRGPPHVPITPSGSVGGCNPPSSEETPKNKVASWLSCNSVSEGGFADSDSRSSFKTSEGGDGRAGGGRGEAERASTSGLSFKDEGDSKQSKKEDPEDRNKMSVVTEGSQNHGHNPPMKSEGLRQPASKVSVLQSQRVVTSTQSNPDDILTLSSSTESEGESGTSRKPTAGQTSATAVDSDDIQTISSGSDGDDFEDKKNLSGPTKRQVAVKSTRGFALKSTHGIAIKSTNMASVDKGESAPVRKNTRQFYDGEESCYIIDAKLEGNLGRYLNHSCSPNLFVQNVFVDTHDLRFPWVAFFASKRIRAGTELTWDYNYEVGSVEGKELLCCCGAIECRGRLL, from the exons ATGTCCTCCCTCCCTGGGTGCATGAGTTTGGCTGCAGCGCCAGCTGCAGCGGCGGACTCTGCAGAGATTGCTGAGCTGCAGCAGGCAGTGGTTGAAGAGCTGGGTATCTCTATGGAGGAACTTCGTCAGTTCATCGATGAAGAACTGGAAAAGATGGACTGTATACAGCAGCGCAAGAAGCAGCTGGCAGAGCTGGAGACGTGGGTGCTGCAGAAGGAGTCTGAGGTGGCTTATGTTGATCGGCTGTTTGATGATGCATCTAG GGAAGTGACTAATTGTGAGTCTTTGGTGAAGGATTTCTACTCTAAGCTGGGACTACAGTATCATGACAGTAGCTCTGACGATGAAGCTTCCCAGCCTACAGAGATAATTGAGATTcctgatgaagatgatgatgtcCTCAGTATTGATTCAG GTGATGCTGGGAGCAGAACGCCAAAAGATCAGAAG CTTCGTGAAGCTATGGCTGCCTTAAGAAAATCAGCTCAAGATGTCCAGAAGTTCATGGATGCTGTCAATAAGAAAAGCAGTTCTCAAGATCTACATAAAG GAACCTTGGGTCAGGTGTCTGGAGAACTGAGCAAAGATGGGGACCTGATAGTCAGCATGCGGATTCTGGGCAAGAAGAGGACTAAGACGTGGCACAAAGGCACCCTCATTGCCATCAGACTGTGGGTAT ggctaggaaagaaatacaaagtgaAATTTGACAACAAAGGAAAGAGTCTGCTGTCTGGGAACCATATTGCCTATGATTACCACCCTCCTGCTGACAAGCTGTTTGTGGGCAGTCGAGTGGTGGCCAAATACAAAGATGGAAATCAGGTCTGGCTTTATGCTGGCATTGTAGCTGAGACCCCTAACGTCAAGAACAAGCTCAG atttttaattttttttgatgaTGGCTATGCTTCCTATGTCACTCAGTCCGAGCTGTATCCCATTTGCCGACCAT tgAAAAAGACTTGGGAGGACATAGAAGACAGCTCCTGCCGAGACTTCATAGAAGAATATATCACTGCCTATCCAAACCGCCCGATGGTACTTCTCAAGAGTGGCCAGCTTATTAAGACTGAGTGGGAAGGCACATGGTGGAAGTCTCGAGTTGAAGAGGTGGATGGCAGCCTAGTCAGGATCCTCTTTCTG GATGACAAAAGATGTGAGTGGATCTATCGAGGCTCTACACGCCTGGAACCTATGTTCAGTATGAAGACATCCTCAGCCTCTGCAATGGAGAAGAAGCAAGGGGGGCAACTCAGAACCCGTCCTAATATGG GTGCTGTGAGGAGCAAAGGTCCTGTTGTTCAGTACACTCAGGATCTAACGAGTACTGGAATCCAGTTTAAGCCCATGGAGCCCCTGCAGCCTATAGTCCCACCTGCCCCACTTCCCATGCTTCCTCTTTCCCCCCAGGCAGGCGACAGTGA AAGCTTAGAAAGCCAGCTTGCTCAATCACGGAAGCAAGTAGCCAAAAAGAGCACATCATTCCGACCAGGATCTGTGAGTTCTGGCCATTCCTCCCCTACTTCGCCCACACTCAGTGAAAATGTACCCCCTGGGAAACTTGGAATGAACCAGACATACAG ATCACCTTCAGCCTCTGTAACATCTACCCCAGCACCTGCTGCCCCTTCTgggcctccagcccctccagggCCTCTTGCTCCTCCTGGACCACCGGCCCCTCCAGCTTTCCACGGCATGTTAGAGCGGGCACCAGCTGAGCCCTCCTATCGTGCCCCTATGGAGAAGCTTTTCTATTTACCTCATGTCTGCAGTTACACTTGTTTGTCCCGGATTAGACCCATGAGGAATGAACAATATCGGGGCAAAAACCCTCTACTGGTCCCACTATTGTATGACTTCCGGAGGATGACAGCACGTCGCAGAGTTAACCGCAAGATGGGCTTCCATGTAATCTATAAGACACCCTGTGGTCTCTGCCTTCGGACGATGCAGGAAATAGAGCGCTACCTTTTTGAGACTGGCTGTGACTTCCTGTACCTGGAGATGTTCTGTTTGGATCCATATGTCCTTGTTGACAGAAAGTTCCAGCCCTTTAAacctttttactatattttggACATCACCTATGGCAAAGAAGATGTTCCCCTGTCCTGTGTTAATGAGATTGACacaactcccccaccccaggtgGCCTACAGCAAGGAACGCATTCCTGGCAAGGGTGTTTTCATTAACACAGGCCCTGAATTTCTGGTTGGCTGTGACTGCAAGGATGGGTGTCGGGATAA atcCAAGTGTGCCTGCCATCAGCTCACTGTCCAGGCCACAGCCTGTACCCCAGGGGGTCAGATCAACCCTAGCTCCGGCTACCAGCACAAAAGACTAGAAGAGTGTCTGCCCACAGG GGTTTATGAGTGTAACAAGCGCTGCAAATGTGACCCAAACATGTGCACAAATCGGTTGGTGCAGCATGGACTGCAGGTTCGACTACAGCTGTTTAAGACACAGAACAAGGGCTGGGGCATCCGCTGCTTGGATGACATTGCTAAAGGCTCTTTTGTCTGCATTTATGCAG GCAAAATCCTGACAGACGACTTTGCAGACAAAGAAGGCCTCGAGATGGGTGATGAGTACTTTGCAAATCTGGACCACATTGAAAGTGTGGAGAACTTCAAGGAAGGATATGAGAGTGACGTCCCCAGCTCCTCTGACAGCAGTGGGGTGGATATGAAGGACCAGGAGGATGGCAACAGTGGCTCAGAGGACCCTGAGGAGTCCAACGACGACAGCTCCGATGACAACTTCTGTAAGGACGAGGACTTCAGCACCAGTTCAGTGTGGCGTAGCTATGCAACCCGGAGGCAGACTCGGGGTCAGAAGGAGAGTGAACTGTCTGAGGTGACTTCAAAGGACTCCCGAGCCCCAGACCGTGGGCCTCCCCACGTTCCTATCACTCCCTCAGGATCTGTAGGGGGTTGCAATCCACCTTCCTCCGAAGAGACACCCAAGAACAAGGTGGCCTCATGGTTGAGCTGCAATAGTGTCAGTGAAGGTGGATTTGCTGACTCTGACAGCCGTTCCTCCTTTAAGACTAGTGAAGGTGGAGATGGCCGTGCTGGGGGAGGCCGGGGAGAGGCTGAAAGAGCCTCTACCTCAGGATTGAGCTTCAAGGATGAAGGAGACAGTAAGCAATCTAAAAAAGAG GACCCTGAGGACCGAAACAAGATGTCAGT AGTTACTGAAGGCTCTCAGAATCATGGACACAACCCTCCCATGAAGTCTGAAGGGCTTCGCCAACCAGCTAGTAAAGTTTCTGTGCTCCAGAGCCAGCGAGTTGTGACTTCTACTCAGTCAAACCCTGAT GATATCCTAACCCTGTCCAGCAGCACAGAAAGCGAGGGGGAAAGTGGAACCAGCCGAAAGCCCACTGCTGGTCAGACTTCAGCCACAGCGGTTGACAGTGATGACATCCAGACCATCTCTTCTGGCTCTGATGGCGATGACTTTGAGGACAAGAAGAACTTGTCGG gacCAACAAAGCGTCAGGTGGCAGTAAAATCAACCCGAGGCTTTGCTCTTAAATCAACCCATGGTATTGCCATTAAATCAACCAACATGGCTTCCGTGGACAAGGGAGAGAGTGCACCAGTTCGTAAGAACACACGCCAGTTCTATGATGGTGAAGAGTCTTGCTACATCATTGATGCCAAACTTGAAGGCAACCTAGGCCGCTACCTCAAT CACAGTTGCAGCCCCAACCTGTTTGTCCAGAACGTTTTTGTGGATACCCATGATCTTCGCTTCCCTTGGGTGGCCTTCTTTGCCAGCAA GAGAATCCGGGCTGGAACAGAACTCACTTGGGATTACAACTACGAGGTGGGCAGTGTGGAAGGCAAGGAactgctgtgctgctgtggagCCATTGAATGCAGAGGGCGACTTCTCTAG
- the Cers2 gene encoding ceramide synthase 2 has product MLQTLYDYFWWERLWLPVNLTWADLEDKDGRVYAKASDLYITLPLALLFLIIRYFFELYVATPLAALLNVKEKTRLRAPPNATLEHFYLTVGKQPKQVEVDLLSRQSGLSGRQVERWFRRRRNQDRPSLLKKFREASWRFTYYLIAFVAGMAVTVDKPWFYDLRKVWEGYPIQSIIPSQYWYYMIELSFYWSLLFSIASDVKRKDFKEQIIHHVATIILLCFSWFANYVRAGTLIMALHDSSDYLLESAKMFNYAGWKNTCNNLFIVFAVVFIITRLVIMPFWILHCTMIYPLELYPAFFGYYFFNSMMVVLQMLHVFWAYFIVRMAHKFITGKLVEDERSDREETESSEGEEAAAGAGAKSRLLANGHPILNNNHPKND; this is encoded by the exons ATGCTCCAGACCTTGTATGACTACTTCTGGTGGGAACGACTATGGCTGCCTGTGAACTTAACCTGGGCTGATCTAGAAGACAAAGATGGACGTGTCTATGCCAAAGCCTCAGACCTCTACATCACACTACCCCTGGCCCTGCTCTTTCTCATCATTCGATACTTCTTTGAGCT TTATGTGGCTACACCCCTGGCTGCCCTCCTGAATGTTAAGGAGAAAACCCGACTGCGGGCACCTCCCAATGCCACCTTAGAGCATTTCTACCTGACCGTCGGCAAGCAGCCCAAGCAG GTGGAGGTAGACCTTTTGTCTCGGCAGAGTGGGCTCTCTGGACGCCAGGTAGAACGTTGGTTCCGCCGCCGCCGCAACCAGGACAGGCCCAGTCTTCTCAAGAAGTTCCGAGAAGCCAG CTGGAGATTCACATATTACCTAATTGCCTTTGTTGCTGGCATGgctgtcactgtggat AAACCCTGGTTCTATGACTTGAGGAAAGTTTGGGAAGGATATCCCATACAG agCATCATCCCTTCTCAGTATTGGTACTACATGATTGAGCTTTCTTTCTACTGGTCCCTGCTCTTCAGCATTGCCTCCGATGTCAAGCGAAAG GATTTTAAGGAACAGATCATCCACCACGTGGCCACCATCattctcctctgcttctcctggtTTGCCAATTACGTCCGAGCAGGGACCCTCATCATGGCTCTGCACGACTCTTCCGACTACCTGCTGGAG TCTGCCAAGATGTTTAACTACGCAGGATGGAAAAACACCTGCAACAACCTCTTCATTGTCTTCGCCGTCGTTTTCATCATCACTCGACTGGTTATCATGCCCTTCTG GATCCTCCACTGCACAATGATATACCCACTGGAGCTCTACCCTGCCTTCTTTGGCTATTACTTCTTCAATTCCATGATGGTAGTGCTACAGATGCTCCATGTCTTCTGGGCCTACTTCATTGTGCGCATGGCCCACAAGTTCATAACTGGAAAG CTGGTAGAAGATGAACGCAgtgacagagaagaaacagagagttCAGAGGGGGAGGAGGCTGCAGCTGGGGCAGGAGCAAAGAGCCGACTCCTAGCCAATGGCCACCCCATCCTCAATAACAACCATCCTAAGAATGACTGA